A region of Streptomyces sp. WMMC500 DNA encodes the following proteins:
- the nuoF gene encoding NADH-quinone oxidoreductase subunit NuoF: protein MTVDSPEKLLTPVLSAFWDHPESWTLETYRRNEGYEGLRKALAMPPDDVIAYVKDSGLRGRGGAGFPTGMKWQFIPQGDGKPHYLVVNADESEPGTCKDIPLLFANPHSLIEGIVIACHAFRSNHAFIYLRGEVVPVLRRLHEAVREAYAAGLLGKDILGSGLDLEVTVHAGAGAYICGEETALLDSLEGRRGQPRLRPPFPAVEGLYACPTVVNNVESIASVPAIMNKGKEWFRTMGSEKSPGFTLYSLSGHVARPGQYEAPLGITLRQLLDMGGGMRPGHRLKFWTPGGSSTPMLTDEHLDVPLDYEGVGGAGSMLGTKALQCFDETTCVVRAVTRWTEFYEHESCGKCTPCREGTYWLVQLLRDIEAGKGSLADLDKLNDIADNINGKSFCALGDGAAAPIFSSLQYFREEYEQHVIGGGCPFDPAKSTAWADTPGSTNHQEVSA, encoded by the coding sequence ATGACCGTCGACTCGCCGGAGAAGCTGCTGACCCCGGTGCTCTCCGCCTTCTGGGACCACCCCGAGTCCTGGACCCTGGAGACGTACCGGCGCAACGAGGGCTACGAGGGGCTGCGCAAGGCGCTCGCGATGCCGCCCGACGACGTCATCGCGTACGTCAAGGACTCCGGCCTGCGCGGCCGGGGCGGCGCGGGCTTCCCCACCGGCATGAAGTGGCAGTTCATCCCGCAGGGCGACGGCAAGCCGCACTACCTCGTCGTCAACGCCGACGAGTCGGAGCCGGGCACCTGCAAGGACATCCCGCTGCTCTTCGCCAACCCGCACTCCCTCATCGAGGGCATCGTCATCGCCTGCCACGCGTTCCGGTCCAACCACGCGTTCATCTACCTGCGCGGCGAGGTCGTGCCGGTGCTGCGCAGGCTGCACGAGGCGGTGCGCGAGGCGTACGCCGCGGGCTTGCTCGGCAAGGACATCCTCGGCTCCGGGCTCGACCTGGAGGTCACGGTGCACGCCGGCGCCGGCGCGTACATCTGCGGTGAGGAGACCGCGCTGCTCGACTCGCTGGAGGGCCGCCGCGGCCAGCCCCGGCTGCGTCCCCCCTTCCCGGCCGTCGAGGGCCTCTACGCCTGCCCCACTGTGGTGAACAACGTCGAGTCCATCGCGTCCGTTCCCGCGATCATGAACAAGGGCAAGGAGTGGTTCCGGACGATGGGCAGCGAGAAGTCCCCGGGCTTCACGCTGTACTCGCTCTCCGGTCACGTCGCCCGCCCCGGCCAGTACGAGGCGCCGCTCGGCATCACGCTGCGCCAACTGCTCGACATGGGCGGCGGCATGCGCCCCGGCCACCGGCTGAAGTTCTGGACCCCCGGCGGCTCGTCCACCCCGATGCTCACCGACGAGCACCTGGACGTCCCCCTCGACTACGAGGGCGTCGGCGGCGCCGGCTCCATGCTCGGCACCAAGGCGCTGCAGTGCTTCGACGAGACGACCTGCGTGGTCCGGGCGGTCACCCGCTGGACCGAGTTCTACGAGCACGAGTCCTGCGGCAAGTGCACGCCCTGCCGCGAGGGCACGTACTGGCTCGTCCAACTGCTCCGCGACATCGAGGCCGGCAAGGGCTCCCTCGCCGACCTCGACAAGCTCAACGACATCGCCGACAACATCAACGGCAAGTCGTTCTGCGCCCTCGGCGACGGCGCCGCCGCGCCGATCTTCTCCTCGCTGCAGTACTTCCGCGAGGAGTACGAGCAGCACGTCATCGGCGGTGGCTGCCCCTTCGACCCGGCCAAGTCCACCGCCTGGGCCGACACCCCCGGCTCCACGAACCACCAGGAGGTGTCCGCGTGA
- the nuoE gene encoding NADH-quinone oxidoreductase subunit NuoE, with the protein MTTAERDVSSQAAVPLGMPQLPAPDYPAEVRERLATDAREIIARYPDSRSALLPMLHLVQSEEGHVTRTGMQFCAEMLDLTAAEVTAVATFYTMYRRKPSGDYQVGVCTNTLCAVMGGDAIFDELKAYLDLGNQETTEDGKVTLEHIECNAACDFAPVVMVNWEFFDNQTPESAKRLVDDLRAGNDVHPTRGAKLCTFKETARILAGFPDQRPGAVEESGGAGPASLIGLRMAKGEEPAARVVTQRAEPHPQSPPPDALADQPPAGHPSSHDAPQQTSASDPAHPHSASADEPTEEEGA; encoded by the coding sequence ATGACGACAGCGGAACGCGACGTGAGCAGCCAGGCGGCCGTCCCGCTGGGCATGCCCCAGTTGCCCGCCCCCGACTACCCGGCCGAGGTGCGCGAGCGGCTGGCAACGGATGCCCGGGAGATCATCGCCCGGTATCCGGACAGCCGTTCGGCGCTGCTGCCGATGCTGCACCTGGTGCAGTCGGAGGAGGGGCACGTCACCCGCACCGGCATGCAGTTCTGCGCCGAGATGCTGGACCTGACCGCCGCCGAGGTGACCGCGGTCGCCACCTTCTACACCATGTACCGGCGCAAACCTTCGGGCGACTACCAGGTCGGGGTCTGCACCAACACGCTCTGCGCGGTCATGGGCGGCGACGCCATCTTCGACGAGCTGAAGGCGTACCTGGACCTCGGCAACCAGGAGACCACCGAGGACGGCAAGGTCACCCTGGAGCACATCGAGTGCAACGCCGCCTGCGACTTCGCCCCCGTGGTGATGGTCAACTGGGAGTTCTTCGACAACCAGACGCCCGAGTCCGCCAAGCGGCTCGTGGACGACCTGCGCGCGGGCAACGACGTACACCCCACCCGCGGCGCGAAGCTCTGCACGTTCAAGGAGACCGCGCGCATCCTGGCCGGCTTCCCCGACCAGCGCCCCGGCGCCGTCGAGGAGTCCGGCGGCGCGGGCCCCGCCTCGCTCATCGGGCTGCGCATGGCCAAGGGCGAGGAGCCGGCCGCGCGCGTGGTCACCCAGCGCGCCGAGCCGCACCCGCAGAGCCCGCCGCCGGACGCGCTGGCGGACCAGCCGCCCGCCGGCCACCCCAGTTCGCACGACGCGCCGCAGCAGACCTCCGCGTCCGACCCGGCGCACCCGCACTCCGCGTCCGCGGATGAGCCCACCGAGGAGGAGGGCGCGTGA
- a CDS encoding NADH-quinone oxidoreductase subunit D encodes MSTTHATGAARETTEGTVYTVTGGDWDEVVESVHRADDERIVVNMGPQHPSTHGVLRLILEIDGETVTETRCGIGYLHTGIEKNLEYRTWTQGSTFVTRMDYLTSFFNEAGYCMAVEKLLGITDEVPDRATVIRVLLMELNRIASHLVAIATGGMELGATTVMIYGFRDRELVLDLFELITGLRMNHAFIRPGGLAQDLPPGAVDSIRETLKTLRKNFPEYDKLATNNPAFKARMQNIAHLDLAGCMSLGVTGPVLRATGLPHDLRKTDPYCGYETYDFDVPTADTADAYGRFLIRLEEMRQSLRIVEQCMDRLEPGPVMVADKKIAWPAQLALGPDGLGNSLDHIKNIMGTSMEALIHHFKLVTEGFRVPPGQAYVALESPKGELGVHAVSDGATRPFRVHFREPSFVNLQAIAALTEGGQVADVIVAIASLDPVLGGVDR; translated from the coding sequence ATGAGCACCACCCACGCGACCGGGGCCGCCCGGGAGACCACCGAGGGCACCGTCTACACCGTCACCGGCGGCGACTGGGACGAGGTCGTCGAGTCGGTCCACCGGGCCGACGACGAGCGGATCGTCGTCAACATGGGCCCGCAGCACCCCTCCACCCACGGCGTGCTGCGGCTCATCCTGGAGATCGACGGCGAGACCGTGACGGAGACCCGCTGCGGGATCGGCTATCTGCACACGGGCATCGAGAAGAACCTCGAGTACCGCACCTGGACCCAGGGCTCCACCTTCGTGACCCGCATGGACTACCTGACCTCGTTCTTCAACGAGGCCGGGTACTGCATGGCGGTGGAGAAGCTGCTCGGCATCACCGACGAGGTCCCCGACCGGGCCACCGTCATAAGGGTGCTGCTCATGGAGCTGAACCGGATCGCCTCCCACCTGGTGGCCATCGCCACCGGCGGCATGGAGCTGGGCGCCACCACGGTCATGATCTACGGCTTCCGCGACCGTGAGCTGGTCCTCGACCTGTTCGAGCTGATCACCGGCCTGCGGATGAACCACGCGTTCATCCGCCCGGGCGGCCTCGCGCAGGACCTGCCCCCGGGCGCCGTCGACTCCATCCGCGAGACGCTCAAGACGCTCCGCAAGAACTTCCCGGAGTACGACAAGCTGGCCACCAACAACCCCGCGTTCAAGGCCCGGATGCAGAACATCGCGCATCTGGACCTGGCCGGCTGCATGTCCCTGGGCGTCACGGGCCCGGTGCTGCGCGCCACGGGGCTGCCCCACGACCTGCGCAAGACGGACCCGTACTGCGGCTACGAGACGTACGACTTCGACGTCCCCACCGCCGACACCGCCGACGCCTACGGCCGCTTCCTCATCCGGCTGGAGGAGATGCGCCAGTCGCTGCGGATCGTCGAGCAGTGCATGGACCGGCTGGAGCCCGGCCCGGTGATGGTCGCCGACAAGAAGATCGCCTGGCCCGCACAGCTCGCGCTGGGGCCCGACGGCCTCGGCAACTCGCTGGACCACATCAAGAACATCATGGGGACCTCGATGGAGGCCCTGATCCACCACTTCAAGCTGGTCACCGAGGGCTTCCGGGTGCCGCCCGGGCAGGCGTACGTGGCGTTGGAGTCACCCAAGGGCGAACTGGGTGTGCACGCCGTCAGCGACGGCGCCACCCGCCCGTTCCGGGTGCACTTCCGCGAGCCCTCGTTCGTGAACCTGCAGGCCATCGCGGCCCTGACCGAGGGTGGCCAGGTGGCCGACGTGATCGTGGCCATCGCATCCCTCGACCCCGTGCTGGGAGGCGTCGACCGATGA
- a CDS encoding NADH-quinone oxidoreductase subunit C: MSEENADGVNPDQDLNAENLPGRRGDQGETIRVQRGMFGAESGAGDTSGYGGLVRGVRLPGESVRPYGGWFDEVADELEGALDEQGLLPENAIEKTVVDRGELTFHVDRKHLLRVMRTLRDDPALRFELCTGVSGVHYPGDKGRELHAVYHLRSLTHTRLLRVEVSAPDDDPHIPSVVEVYPTNDWHEREVYDFFGIVFDGHPALTRIFMPDDWQGHPQRKDYPLGGIPVEYKGAQIPAPDQRRSYR; this comes from the coding sequence GTGAGCGAGGAGAACGCGGACGGGGTGAACCCCGACCAGGATCTGAACGCGGAGAACCTGCCGGGCCGCCGCGGCGACCAGGGCGAGACCATCCGCGTCCAGCGCGGCATGTTCGGCGCCGAGAGCGGCGCCGGCGACACCTCCGGCTACGGCGGCCTGGTGCGCGGCGTCCGGCTGCCCGGCGAGTCCGTGCGCCCGTACGGCGGCTGGTTCGACGAGGTCGCGGACGAGCTGGAGGGCGCCCTCGACGAGCAGGGGCTCCTCCCCGAGAACGCCATCGAGAAGACCGTCGTCGACCGCGGCGAGCTGACCTTCCACGTCGACCGCAAGCACCTGCTGCGCGTCATGCGGACCCTGCGCGACGACCCCGCGCTGCGCTTCGAGCTGTGTACCGGCGTCTCCGGCGTGCACTACCCCGGGGACAAGGGCCGCGAGCTGCACGCGGTGTACCACCTGCGTTCGCTCACCCACACCCGGCTGCTCCGGGTCGAGGTCAGCGCGCCCGACGACGACCCGCACATCCCGTCCGTCGTGGAGGTCTACCCGACGAACGACTGGCACGAGCGCGAGGTCTACGACTTCTTCGGCATCGTCTTCGACGGCCACCCGGCCCTGACCCGGATCTTCATGCCGGACGACTGGCAGGGCCATCCGCAGCGCAAGGACTACCCCCTCGGCGGCATCCCCGTCGAGTACAAGGGCGCCCAGATCCCGGCTCCCGACCAGCGGAGGTCGTACCGATGA
- a CDS encoding NADH-quinone oxidoreductase subunit B, which produces MGLEEKLPSGFILSTVEEAAGLARKSSVFPATFGLACCAFEMMTAGAGRYDLARFGMEVFRGSPRQADLMIVAGRVSQKMAPVLRQVYDQMPNPKWVISMGVCASSGGMFNNYAIVQGVDHVVPVDIYLPGCPPRPEMLIDAILKLHAKIRHEKLGINREEAAREAEEAALKALPTIEMKGLLR; this is translated from the coding sequence ATGGGACTTGAGGAAAAGCTCCCGAGCGGGTTCATCCTGAGCACGGTCGAGGAGGCCGCGGGGCTGGCGCGCAAGTCGTCGGTCTTCCCGGCGACGTTCGGCCTTGCGTGCTGCGCGTTCGAAATGATGACCGCCGGCGCCGGCCGCTACGACCTGGCGCGCTTCGGCATGGAGGTCTTCCGCGGCTCGCCCCGCCAGGCCGACCTGATGATCGTCGCCGGCCGGGTGAGCCAGAAGATGGCGCCGGTGCTGCGCCAGGTCTACGACCAGATGCCGAACCCCAAGTGGGTCATCTCCATGGGCGTCTGCGCCTCGTCCGGCGGCATGTTCAACAACTACGCGATCGTGCAGGGCGTCGACCACGTCGTGCCGGTCGACATCTACCTGCCCGGCTGCCCGCCGCGCCCCGAGATGCTCATCGACGCGATCCTCAAGCTGCACGCGAAGATCCGCCACGAGAAGCTCGGCATCAACCGCGAGGAGGCGGCCCGGGAGGCCGAGGAGGCCGCGCTGAAGGCGCTGCCGACGATCGAGATGAAGGGTCTTCTCCGGTGA
- a CDS encoding NADH-quinone oxidoreductase subunit A has protein sequence MNVYTPILVLGAIATAFAVFSVVAAALVGPKRYNRAKLEAYECGIEPTPQPPGGGRFPVKYYLTAMLFIIFDIEIVFLYPWAVSFDALGIFGLVEMLLFVLTVFVAYAYVWRRGGLEWD, from the coding sequence GTGAACGTATACACGCCGATCCTCGTGCTCGGAGCCATTGCGACGGCCTTCGCGGTGTTCTCCGTGGTCGCGGCGGCGCTCGTGGGTCCGAAGCGCTACAACCGGGCCAAGCTCGAGGCGTACGAGTGCGGCATCGAGCCGACACCGCAGCCGCCCGGCGGGGGCCGCTTCCCGGTCAAGTACTACCTGACGGCGATGTTGTTCATCATCTTCGACATCGAGATCGTCTTCCTCTACCCCTGGGCCGTCTCCTTCGACGCTCTGGGGATCTTCGGGCTCGTCGAGATGCTGCTCTTCGTGCTCACTGTCTTCGTCGCCTACGCCTACGTGTGGCGGCGCGGCGGACTGGAATGGGACTAG
- a CDS encoding C40 family peptidase, with protein sequence MVATAASAPALGDSSRTTGPTATESTAELPAVNVSTALSTGVEQSADATQTAALRLELRTEAQEAAQDARKAAAKAKKEAEARAAAEERARERAAARAAEREELATASAAPAAESTQAAETPAAAPAASGSVGTVLDFLNAQLGKAYVLGGTGPSSYDCSGLTQAAFRQVGVELPRTAAEQSTVGTPVAVSDVQPGDLVFWGGTGSAYHVAVYVGDGKYLDAANPSKGVVIQEMSYYMPTSAARVL encoded by the coding sequence ATGGTCGCGACGGCGGCGTCCGCTCCCGCCCTCGGCGACAGCAGCAGGACCACCGGGCCGACGGCCACGGAGTCGACCGCAGAACTCCCCGCCGTGAACGTGAGCACGGCGCTCTCCACCGGCGTCGAGCAGAGCGCCGACGCCACCCAGACCGCGGCCCTGCGCCTCGAACTGCGCACGGAGGCGCAGGAGGCCGCCCAGGACGCCCGCAAGGCGGCCGCGAAGGCCAAGAAGGAGGCGGAGGCCCGCGCCGCCGCCGAGGAGCGCGCCCGCGAGCGGGCAGCGGCCCGCGCGGCGGAGCGCGAGGAACTGGCCACGGCCTCCGCCGCGCCCGCCGCCGAGTCCACCCAGGCCGCCGAGACCCCCGCGGCGGCCCCGGCCGCGTCGGGCAGCGTCGGCACGGTGCTGGACTTCCTCAACGCCCAGCTCGGCAAGGCGTACGTCCTGGGGGGCACGGGCCCGTCCTCGTACGACTGCTCGGGCCTGACCCAGGCGGCGTTCCGCCAGGTGGGCGTGGAGCTCCCCCGCACCGCCGCGGAGCAGTCCACGGTCGGCACCCCGGTCGCGGTCTCCGACGTCCAGCCGGGCGACCTGGTCTTCTGGGGCGGCACCGGCTCGGCGTACCACGTGGCCGTGTACGTCGGCGACGGCAAGTACCTGGACGCGGCCAACCCGTCGAAGGGCGTGGTGATCCAGGAGATGTCGTACTACATGCCCACCTCGGCCGCCCGGGTCCTCTGA
- a CDS encoding HD domain-containing protein, with protein MTDDALAKGSVGYLLEMGTLKRARRTGWWIVGVKDPETVAEHSFRTAVIGAVLAMLEGADPAKVALLCTFHDTQETRVGDIPWVGRRYLSAAKNEDVTADQLADAHPAVAAGIQAVVDEYENGDSVEVIVAHDADRLECMLQGMEYLEQGYGNAQEWVDSTRARLKTASAIALADAAQGMSSADWQRTYLR; from the coding sequence ATGACCGATGACGCCCTCGCCAAGGGCTCCGTGGGCTACCTGCTGGAGATGGGAACCCTGAAGCGGGCGCGGCGCACCGGCTGGTGGATCGTCGGCGTGAAGGACCCCGAGACCGTCGCCGAGCACAGCTTCCGTACCGCGGTCATCGGTGCGGTGCTGGCCATGCTCGAGGGTGCCGACCCCGCCAAGGTGGCGCTTCTGTGCACCTTCCATGACACCCAGGAGACCCGTGTCGGCGACATCCCATGGGTGGGACGCCGCTACCTCAGCGCGGCGAAGAACGAGGACGTGACCGCCGACCAGCTCGCGGACGCGCATCCCGCCGTGGCCGCGGGGATTCAGGCGGTCGTCGACGAGTACGAGAACGGCGACTCGGTCGAGGTCATCGTGGCGCATGACGCGGACCGACTGGAGTGCATGCTGCAGGGCATGGAGTATCTCGAACAGGGCTATGGCAACGCCCAGGAATGGGTGGACAGCACGCGGGCGAGGCTGAAGACGGCGTCCGCCATAGCGCTCGCCGACGCCGCCCAGGGCATGAGCTCGGCGGACTGGCAGCGCACCTATCTGCGGTAG
- a CDS encoding XRE family transcriptional regulator produces the protein MDADSVIGYALEAGRANADFRDHPLAGWVFTRSATHMLTWAINGSAPAALPQPARHVPRRRGPAPAAPSLSFDERRRFFDHLRRSAELADGAGEEGALLRRQALYLCSYDSAPDTHAWLGAMQSRRATRLTHSAWAPAWSDARSLATSLTRHGDVEMLHAFIERGMSSDAGETANLNYWAHWLGLDRLPRSDDSFMADPAPRSWDPGALLRRLADRLDPALGCVDLNVHSVWALVASHPGLLATDHQGDLRRRVAVLLDTDRVSRRARRELDSLHYGLRLSRP, from the coding sequence ATGGATGCCGATTCGGTGATCGGCTATGCGTTGGAGGCCGGACGCGCGAATGCGGACTTCCGTGACCACCCACTGGCGGGATGGGTCTTCACCCGCTCGGCGACCCACATGCTCACGTGGGCGATCAACGGGTCGGCTCCGGCAGCCCTGCCCCAGCCCGCCAGGCATGTGCCGAGACGGCGGGGGCCGGCGCCCGCCGCACCGTCGCTGAGCTTCGACGAGCGGCGGCGGTTCTTCGACCACCTCCGCCGGTCCGCGGAGCTGGCCGACGGCGCCGGCGAGGAGGGCGCACTGCTCCGCCGCCAGGCCCTGTACCTGTGCAGCTACGACTCCGCTCCCGATACGCACGCATGGCTCGGCGCGATGCAAAGCCGCCGGGCGACGCGGCTCACCCACTCCGCGTGGGCGCCGGCCTGGTCCGATGCGCGCTCTCTGGCCACCTCCCTGACCCGGCACGGCGACGTCGAGATGCTCCACGCCTTCATCGAGCGTGGGATGAGCAGCGACGCCGGCGAGACCGCCAACCTCAACTACTGGGCACACTGGCTCGGGCTGGACCGTTTGCCACGATCCGACGACTCGTTCATGGCCGACCCGGCACCTCGCTCCTGGGATCCCGGGGCGCTGCTGCGACGACTCGCAGACCGTCTCGATCCCGCACTCGGGTGCGTGGACCTCAACGTCCACTCGGTATGGGCCCTCGTCGCTTCCCATCCCGGTCTCCTCGCGACAGACCACCAAGGGGATCTCCGGCGTCGGGTCGCCGTGCTGCTTGACACCGACCGTGTGTCCCGACGGGCCCGGCGCGAACTGGATTCCTTGCATTACGGTCTGAGGCTGAGCAGGCCATGA
- a CDS encoding ATP-binding protein: protein MTTVAQHLQNADTHTVHEWAMRYTMVKRSVRLTRIHTRRTLTGWSWHGDIDDAVLVVSELVTNAVQHGRLAGHLLALRLTLLECGALVIDVSDPVPGFPNFAGALARDADPPHRERGRGLLVVARLGGEITWFERRFCGKTVRARLAGTRACRRCDDGLCTNSQGGP, encoded by the coding sequence GTGACGACGGTGGCACAGCACTTGCAGAACGCCGACACGCACACCGTCCACGAGTGGGCGATGCGTTACACCATGGTCAAGCGGTCAGTGCGGCTGACGCGCATCCACACCCGCCGCACACTGACCGGTTGGAGCTGGCACGGAGACATCGATGACGCTGTCCTCGTCGTTTCCGAACTGGTGACGAACGCGGTCCAGCACGGTCGTCTGGCCGGGCACCTGCTCGCGTTGCGCCTCACGCTCCTCGAATGCGGCGCCCTGGTGATCGACGTCTCCGACCCGGTTCCGGGCTTCCCGAACTTCGCCGGTGCCCTCGCCCGGGATGCCGATCCACCGCACCGCGAGCGGGGGCGCGGCCTGCTTGTCGTGGCCCGGCTCGGCGGCGAGATCACCTGGTTCGAGCGGCGGTTCTGCGGCAAGACCGTACGCGCACGCCTCGCCGGCACGCGGGCCTGCCGGCGCTGCGACGACGGCTTGTGCACCAATTCCCAAGGGGGCCCGTAG
- a CDS encoding site-specific DNA-methyltransferase, giving the protein MVTQVGVEEGRTSDLDRAGASDDVIEVRHGDSYDLMADLPDESIDLLITSPPYWGLRTYGQEHNEEILKEWLAEDSSRVQTDVPPYEWYREHGGVLGLEPLPEWFIGHLVEILQRGAQALKAEGSMWINVGDTYFARWSSIRHDGRQGLGDNPRSRRRTPMGGYRQEKQLLMVPARFAIAMQERRWILRNDLIWHKPNVPPRPEKDRLRLSHEHFFHFVKRAKEGRPKYHYDMAQVEEGARDVAFYEFDEAGYEDTEPAYYDFQVVEGNESDVVTTHVRSGSDGHSATFPISLIRPRILSSCPPGGTVLDPFCGTGRSLTVSAQTGRRAIGFELNSEFCDAAKRNADQILGQLAIDIPEVESSESGS; this is encoded by the coding sequence GTGGTTACGCAGGTAGGGGTTGAAGAGGGCAGAACGTCCGACCTGGATCGGGCGGGTGCCAGTGATGACGTGATCGAGGTACGTCACGGCGACTCGTATGACCTCATGGCGGATCTGCCGGACGAGTCTATCGACCTGTTGATCACTTCACCACCGTACTGGGGTCTCCGAACCTATGGTCAGGAGCACAACGAGGAAATCTTGAAGGAGTGGCTTGCCGAAGACTCCTCCAGGGTGCAGACCGACGTGCCTCCGTACGAGTGGTACCGCGAGCACGGGGGGGTTTTGGGCCTTGAGCCCCTCCCTGAGTGGTTCATCGGTCATCTCGTTGAGATCCTCCAGCGGGGAGCGCAGGCGCTCAAGGCCGAAGGCAGTATGTGGATCAACGTTGGCGACACCTACTTCGCACGCTGGTCGAGCATTCGGCACGACGGCAGGCAAGGGCTGGGTGACAATCCACGATCTCGGCGACGGACACCCATGGGGGGATACCGGCAGGAGAAGCAGCTCCTAATGGTTCCTGCGCGCTTCGCTATTGCAATGCAAGAGCGCAGATGGATTCTCAGGAATGATTTGATCTGGCACAAGCCGAATGTTCCTCCGCGTCCCGAAAAGGATAGACTACGGCTTTCCCATGAACACTTCTTTCACTTCGTCAAGCGGGCAAAGGAAGGACGCCCGAAGTACCACTACGATATGGCGCAAGTGGAAGAAGGAGCACGCGATGTTGCCTTCTACGAGTTCGACGAAGCTGGATACGAGGACACAGAGCCGGCCTACTACGACTTCCAGGTCGTAGAGGGGAACGAAAGCGATGTCGTGACCACTCATGTCCGGTCGGGATCAGACGGTCATTCGGCAACCTTCCCGATTTCCCTCATCAGGCCGCGCATCCTTAGTTCCTGTCCACCCGGGGGAACAGTTCTTGACCCGTTCTGTGGCACCGGGAGATCGTTGACGGTCTCTGCTCAAACAGGCCGGAGGGCTATCGGCTTTGAGCTCAATTCTGAGTTTTGCGATGCAGCTAAAAGGAACGCCGATCAAATTCTCGGGCAGCTTGCGATCGACATTCCAGAAGTCGAATCCAGTGAATCGGGGTCTTGA
- a CDS encoding geranylgeranyl reductase family protein: MTDASESTRSADVIVVGAGPAGSTTAYYLAKAGLDVLLLEKTAFPREKVCGDGLTPRATKQLVAMGIDVSEEAGWLRNKGLRIIAGGNRLQLDWPELAAYPDYGLVRKRDDFDQQLAQQAQKAGAQLYERCNVGQPVIDERTGRITGVHARLGEEKTPVTFHAPLVIAADGNSSRLSLAMGLHRNEKRPMGVAVRTYFTSPRHEDDYLESWLELWDKRGPEDRLLPGYGWVFGMGDGTSNVGLGILNSSSAFKELDWRDVLKAWCASMPEEWGYTPDNMTGPIRGAALPMAFNRQPHYDRGLLLVGDAGGMVNPFNGEGIAYAMESGQIVADVVVQAHSRATYAQRELALRRYPKVLKDTYGGYYQLGRAFVRLIGNPKVMKLATERGLTHPVLMRFALKLLANLTDPQGGDAMDRIINGLTKVAPRA; encoded by the coding sequence GTGACCGACGCCTCTGAGTCCACCCGCAGTGCCGATGTGATCGTCGTCGGGGCCGGGCCGGCCGGCTCGACGACCGCGTACTACCTCGCCAAGGCCGGGCTCGACGTCCTGCTCCTGGAGAAGACGGCGTTCCCCCGCGAGAAGGTCTGCGGCGACGGGCTCACCCCGCGGGCGACGAAGCAGCTCGTCGCCATGGGCATCGACGTCTCGGAAGAGGCCGGCTGGCTGCGGAACAAGGGCCTGCGGATCATCGCCGGGGGCAACAGGCTGCAGCTCGACTGGCCGGAGCTGGCCGCCTACCCCGACTACGGGCTGGTGCGCAAGCGCGACGACTTCGACCAGCAGCTCGCGCAGCAGGCGCAGAAGGCGGGCGCGCAGCTCTACGAGCGGTGCAACGTCGGACAGCCGGTCATCGACGAGCGCACGGGCCGGATCACGGGCGTCCACGCCAGGCTCGGCGAGGAGAAGACGCCCGTCACCTTCCACGCCCCGCTGGTCATCGCCGCCGACGGCAACTCCTCGCGGCTCTCGCTGGCCATGGGCCTGCACCGCAACGAGAAGCGCCCGATGGGCGTGGCCGTGCGGACGTACTTCACCTCCCCGCGGCACGAGGACGACTACCTGGAGTCCTGGCTGGAGCTGTGGGACAAGCGCGGCCCCGAGGACCGGCTGCTGCCCGGGTACGGCTGGGTGTTCGGCATGGGCGACGGCACGTCCAACGTCGGCCTCGGCATCCTCAACTCCTCGTCCGCCTTCAAGGAGCTGGACTGGCGCGACGTGCTCAAGGCGTGGTGCGCCTCGATGCCGGAGGAGTGGGGCTACACCCCGGACAACATGACGGGCCCCATCCGCGGTGCCGCCCTCCCTATGGCCTTCAACCGGCAGCCGCACTACGACCGCGGCCTGCTCCTCGTCGGCGACGCCGGCGGCATGGTCAACCCGTTCAACGGCGAGGGCATCGCGTACGCGATGGAGTCCGGCCAGATCGTCGCGGACGTCGTCGTCCAGGCCCACAGCCGCGCGACTTACGCCCAGCGCGAGCTGGCCCTGCGGCGCTACCCGAAGGTCCTCAAGGACACCTACGGCGGGTACTACCAGTTGGGCCGCGCCTTCGTCCGCCTCATCGGCAACCCGAAGGTCATGAAGCTCGCCACGGAACGCGGCCTGACCCACCCGGTCCTGATGCGCTTCGCCCTCAAACTGCTGGCGAACCTCACGGACCCCCAGGGCGGCGACGCCATGGACCGCATCATCAACGGCCTGACGAAGGTAGCCCCCCGAGCTTGA